In one window of Bradyrhizobium sp. AZCC 1721 DNA:
- a CDS encoding alpha/beta fold hydrolase — protein sequence MIAASETFGGTWPFEPCFFEGAGFRMHYVDEGTGDPIVCLHGEPTWGYLYRRFIPPLSATHRVVVPDHMGFGKSETPRGREYSLRTHVDNLTKLIEALDLKNNTFVLQDWGGLIGSAFTLRHPHRVRRLFLLNTLAGYGKTSAGSTPWFQLILKHHKAGTLGEVLGHLDVNILSIMKTQGLENLSAVDSNWLAAFGSAFPTKEDCVGAIEFPLDALLGRIIPYLEEGVPLLQKLKSKPAMLAVGMKDRAIAPENQISDFKAIWPDAPVIKLPHAGHFSQEDAPDTIIALIELFIQSAR from the coding sequence ATGATTGCCGCCAGCGAGACCTTTGGTGGAACTTGGCCTTTCGAACCCTGCTTTTTTGAGGGAGCCGGCTTTCGGATGCATTACGTCGACGAGGGGACCGGCGATCCCATCGTTTGTTTGCATGGGGAGCCCACCTGGGGTTACCTCTATCGACGTTTCATCCCTCCGCTTTCCGCCACGCACAGAGTCGTCGTTCCTGACCACATGGGTTTCGGCAAGAGCGAAACTCCTCGGGGTCGAGAATATTCGCTGAGGACTCATGTCGACAACCTGACCAAGCTGATCGAAGCGCTCGATCTCAAGAACAATACGTTCGTTTTGCAGGATTGGGGTGGGCTGATCGGCTCAGCGTTCACGCTACGACATCCGCACCGCGTCAGGCGCCTGTTTCTCCTCAACACGTTGGCCGGCTATGGAAAGACCTCCGCGGGGTCGACGCCCTGGTTCCAGCTCATCCTGAAGCATCACAAAGCCGGCACGCTCGGGGAGGTGTTGGGGCACCTGGACGTGAATATCCTCAGCATCATGAAGACGCAGGGTTTGGAGAATTTGTCGGCGGTGGATTCCAATTGGCTTGCAGCCTTCGGCTCGGCCTTTCCGACGAAGGAGGACTGCGTCGGGGCAATTGAGTTTCCGCTCGACGCTTTGCTTGGTCGGATCATTCCATACCTCGAGGAGGGCGTTCCGCTTCTCCAAAAGCTGAAGTCGAAACCCGCGATGCTTGCGGTCGGCATGAAGGATCGAGCGATTGCGCCGGAGAACCAGATCTCTGATTTCAAAGCAATATGGCCTGACGCGCCGGTCATTAAGCTCCCGCATGCGGGACACTTTAGCCAGGAAGACGCACCGGACACCATCATTGCATTGATTGAGCTGTTCATCCAAAGCGCCAGGTGA
- a CDS encoding SDR family oxidoreductase: MGSVKKAFDLTGKIALVTGGSRGLGLQIAEALGEQGAKVILSSRKAADLEQACSHLSKLGYQADAIAADNSKDDDIMRLVDQALGKFGRIDILLNNAGATWGAPTEDHPVEAWDKVMNLNIRSLFVLSQQVAKRSMIPNKYGRVINMASIAGLRGHVGEPQMIAYNTSKGAVVNFTRALAGSWGQYGITVNALAPGFFPSKMTAGTIKAVGLEKLTEGVPLRCIGDEDDLKGAIILFASDAGKHITGQILAVDGGIMAV, translated from the coding sequence ATGGGCAGCGTGAAGAAGGCGTTCGATCTTACGGGAAAAATCGCGCTCGTAACGGGCGGCTCGCGTGGATTGGGCTTGCAGATCGCCGAGGCATTGGGCGAGCAAGGCGCCAAGGTGATTTTGTCGTCGCGGAAAGCCGCCGATCTCGAGCAGGCGTGTTCACATCTTTCAAAGCTCGGATATCAGGCGGACGCTATCGCGGCCGACAATTCCAAGGATGACGATATCATGCGGTTGGTCGACCAAGCCTTGGGCAAGTTTGGCAGGATCGATATTCTCTTGAACAATGCCGGCGCCACCTGGGGAGCTCCGACAGAGGATCATCCTGTCGAAGCATGGGACAAGGTGATGAATCTCAATATTCGTTCCCTGTTCGTGTTGAGCCAGCAGGTCGCGAAGCGGTCGATGATTCCGAACAAGTACGGGCGCGTCATCAACATGGCGTCGATTGCCGGATTGCGGGGTCACGTTGGCGAGCCGCAGATGATTGCCTACAACACGAGTAAGGGGGCGGTTGTCAATTTCACCCGCGCATTGGCGGGCAGTTGGGGTCAGTACGGCATTACGGTCAATGCGCTCGCTCCCGGTTTCTTCCCGTCCAAAATGACGGCCGGAACCATTAAGGCGGTTGGCCTCGAAAAGCTGACTGAGGGTGTTCCGCTGCGTTGCATCGGTGATGAAGACGATCTGAAGGGGGCGATCATCCTGTTCGCCAGCGACGCCGGCAAGCACATTACCGGTCAGATATTGGCAGTGGACGGCGGCATCATGGCTGTCTGA